A portion of the uncultured Bacteroides sp. genome contains these proteins:
- a CDS encoding TonB-dependent receptor, translating into MKEKIWLWIVCLFMSTGMAMAQKSTVSGTVFSEDDNEPIVGASILVKGTLLGTITDLEGKFTIPNVPNTAKILKVSYIGMKSAEVSIKVGMKVVLKSDSEMLDEVMVVAYGTAKKSSYSGSASLVKADAIKDLPTTSFENALNGKVAGLQITNSSGQAGSAPSVRIRGNGSMNASNEPLYVVDGVPVVSGDVGQMGDYTNTTNNVMSSLNPGDIESISVLKDAAASSLYGSRAANGVILITTKKGKEGKPVVGLKASIGFTPSWATDNYEPASTQEQVDMLYMVFHDYRTSNGYTEAAANTYALSQLNKKFNKHGYSFSTGGTGLYETVAISDYDNSGRAGKYYDWEDAYFRTAVYQTYDLSVSGATPTTNYYSSFSYTKDEGRLKVNNFDRISGRVNLSQKVGKFFEFATNVNVARTTKEGYNDTRSTGDNYYLQTRNLLWGLYWPTDYKTGAEWTTRYGSYAYNGLYYDKEWENESINTRLSATETLTLHLLPGLDVRSIFSYDNTAVKDHIYYSANHYTGSATNGTVSEMRTTYEKMVSSTTANYNVTFGAHSIGALVGFEAEKNTSDYIRATGDNLATSGLHTVSTAGTQSSAGYNWGNSMVSILSKLDYNYNQRYYASASFRRDGSSRLDPDSRWGNFWSVAGSWRLSNEAFLKNNPVISDLRLRASYGVNGTLPSSNYGYMNLVGYTAKYMGNPGGTLNTIASKDLSWETSYTTNIGLDFGLFDQRLRGTVEYFNRDSKDLLQDVPISSVIGFNSTLSNIGQINNKGIEVELSGDIIRNKSGWNWNASINAAFIKSKVTKLYNGADIIWKDPTGGDGRAQYIYREGESTLAFYGYEWAGVDKANGKSVYYVNDATNSKTGDFDYNGRGATYDYSKANYKILGDAMPTVSGGFNTNVSYKGIDLSLNFIYKLGGKLYDGAYKDVADDGYYWERTRAKSYYKNMWTKNNPNGTQPKLDGNDLIDAMQYSSRHLCDASFLRLKSLSLGYTLPKDLLSKVMISDTRVFFNASNLWTLSKYKEADPEVNQYGTRGWETPIGKTFVFGIELKF; encoded by the coding sequence ATGAAAGAGAAAATTTGGCTATGGATAGTCTGTCTTTTTATGAGTACAGGGATGGCAATGGCTCAGAAGTCAACGGTTTCAGGAACAGTCTTTTCCGAAGATGACAACGAGCCGATTGTAGGAGCATCGATATTGGTAAAAGGTACCTTGCTCGGTACAATAACCGATTTAGAGGGTAAATTTACAATTCCGAACGTACCAAACACAGCTAAGATACTGAAGGTATCATATATAGGTATGAAATCGGCAGAAGTTTCCATCAAAGTCGGAATGAAAGTTGTGCTCAAATCTGATTCCGAAATGTTGGATGAAGTAATGGTTGTGGCTTACGGAACTGCAAAGAAGAGCAGTTATTCAGGTTCTGCCTCATTGGTAAAGGCAGATGCGATCAAAGATTTGCCTACAACAAGTTTTGAGAATGCACTGAATGGTAAAGTTGCCGGTTTACAAATCACTAATTCTTCCGGTCAGGCAGGTTCGGCTCCAAGTGTTCGTATCCGTGGTAACGGTTCGATGAATGCTAGTAATGAGCCACTATATGTAGTTGATGGTGTACCTGTTGTTTCGGGTGATGTTGGTCAGATGGGCGACTATACCAATACCACCAACAATGTGATGAGCTCACTCAATCCAGGAGATATTGAGTCCATTTCCGTACTGAAAGATGCCGCGGCCTCTTCACTTTATGGTTCGCGTGCCGCCAATGGTGTCATTCTTATCACGACGAAAAAAGGGAAAGAAGGAAAACCTGTAGTTGGCCTTAAAGCTTCCATAGGCTTCACTCCAAGCTGGGCTACAGACAATTATGAACCAGCCAGTACACAAGAACAAGTAGACATGCTTTATATGGTATTCCATGATTACCGCACCTCTAATGGATATACTGAGGCGGCTGCCAATACATACGCTTTAAGCCAGTTAAATAAAAAGTTCAATAAACACGGTTACTCATTCAGTACTGGTGGAACAGGTCTTTATGAGACTGTTGCCATCTCCGACTATGATAATTCCGGGCGTGCCGGTAAATACTATGATTGGGAAGATGCCTATTTTCGTACTGCAGTTTATCAAACTTATGACCTTTCGGTGAGTGGAGCTACCCCTACCACCAATTATTATAGTTCTTTCTCTTATACCAAAGATGAAGGACGCTTAAAGGTGAACAACTTCGATCGCATATCCGGACGTGTAAATCTTTCCCAAAAGGTAGGCAAGTTCTTCGAATTTGCAACTAATGTGAATGTGGCTAGAACGACAAAAGAAGGCTACAATGATACACGTAGCACGGGTGACAATTACTATCTGCAGACCCGCAACCTGTTGTGGGGACTTTACTGGCCTACTGATTATAAAACAGGTGCAGAGTGGACAACGCGTTATGGCAGCTATGCTTATAACGGACTTTATTACGACAAAGAATGGGAAAATGAATCCATCAACACTCGTCTTTCTGCTACCGAGACACTAACCTTGCATCTACTTCCGGGCTTAGATGTACGTTCCATTTTTTCTTATGACAATACTGCTGTGAAAGATCATATCTATTACAGCGCCAACCACTATACTGGCTCTGCCACTAACGGAACAGTAAGCGAGATGCGCACCACTTATGAAAAAATGGTATCTTCCACCACCGCCAATTATAACGTTACATTCGGTGCTCACAGCATTGGAGCGTTAGTTGGTTTTGAAGCAGAAAAGAATACCTCCGATTATATACGTGCCACCGGTGATAATCTGGCGACAAGTGGACTACACACCGTTTCTACCGCAGGAACACAATCTTCTGCAGGATATAATTGGGGTAACTCGATGGTTTCTATCCTCTCAAAGCTGGATTACAACTATAACCAACGCTACTACGCTTCAGCTTCGTTTCGTCGTGACGGATCTTCGCGCCTAGACCCAGATTCCCGATGGGGAAACTTCTGGTCCGTTGCCGGTTCATGGAGACTTTCCAATGAAGCATTTTTGAAGAACAACCCCGTCATCAGTGACCTTCGTCTCCGCGCCTCTTATGGCGTGAACGGTACATTGCCCAGTAGCAATTACGGTTATATGAACCTAGTGGGTTATACTGCTAAATACATGGGAAATCCCGGTGGAACGCTGAATACAATTGCCAGCAAAGACCTCTCTTGGGAGACAAGCTATACAACAAATATCGGTCTGGATTTTGGTTTGTTCGACCAACGTTTAAGAGGAACAGTAGAATACTTTAACCGTGATTCCAAAGATTTGTTGCAAGACGTGCCCATTTCGAGTGTCATCGGCTTCAATTCTACCTTGAGCAATATTGGCCAGATCAACAACAAAGGCATAGAAGTTGAATTGTCCGGTGATATTATTCGCAATAAGAGTGGTTGGAACTGGAACGCATCCATCAACGCAGCTTTCATCAAATCAAAAGTGACGAAACTTTATAATGGGGCCGATATTATCTGGAAAGACCCCACAGGTGGTGATGGACGTGCCCAATATATTTATCGCGAAGGCGAATCCACCTTAGCCTTTTATGGCTACGAATGGGCGGGCGTTGACAAAGCCAATGGTAAAAGTGTCTATTACGTGAATGATGCGACTAATTCTAAAACCGGTGATTTTGATTACAATGGACGAGGAGCAACCTATGATTATAGCAAAGCCAATTACAAAATTCTTGGTGACGCTATGCCTACCGTAAGCGGTGGTTTCAATACCAATGTTTCTTATAAAGGCATTGACTTAAGTCTGAATTTCATTTATAAACTAGGTGGAAAACTGTATGACGGCGCTTACAAAGATGTGGCCGATGACGGTTATTACTGGGAGCGCACCCGTGCCAAGAGCTATTACAAGAATATGTGGACGAAAAACAACCCTAACGGCACACAACCAAAACTGGATGGAAACGACTTGATAGATGCAATGCAATATAGTTCCCGTCATTTGTGTGATGCCAGCTTCCTGCGCCTAAAGAGTCTGTCATTGGGTTATACCCTCCCTAAAGATCTTCTTAGCAAAGTAATGATCAGCGATACTCGTGTCTTCTTCAATGCAAGTAACCTCTGGACCCTATCTAAATATAAGGAAGCCGATCCGGAAGTAAACCAATATGGCACACGTGGTTGGGAAACTCCAATAGGGAAAACGTTTGTATTCGGTATTGAATTGAAATTTTAA
- a CDS encoding RagB/SusD family nutrient uptake outer membrane protein: MKHFIYSIVFVILSALTLSSCDDFLNMQPGNSGNAEDAITTPGDAKVVINGIMSSMTSSDYYGRNFFMYGDAKGGDLTIYSAGRGLDGLYSFNHSATSGSFSGFWTTGYNCIMQINNLLKNIEKLEAAGTTGFNSYKGQALTLRALVSFDLVRLYGLPYNYDKTSYGVPITTSTLESDAQLTRSTVEENYKQILSDLEAGQTLLASDKSLQKGYIGYYANIAIQARAKLYMEDYDGALSAAEEIIKSTKYKLYTPSEWVASWSTQFGSESIFELGIYPNESDLGTSSLGFYLMQYKQRSGASGYFLASDYYLTRLGEDQTDVRWGVMDNDEYWYDNKVERKGACYKYMGGVIQSDKKFLGDGKETETAVNIKIIRLSEIYLIAAEAALHATTPNRDLAASYLNEIRKRAPKLTPATAATITDDMILEERSKELFCEGQRFFDMIRMNKTIEFNDDFQDVPVSKRTKTIDRTFGKIVLPISQDEINANPALKDQQNAAYK; this comes from the coding sequence ATGAAACATTTCATATATTCAATCGTATTTGTGATTCTCAGTGCATTGACACTGTCTTCTTGTGATGACTTCCTGAATATGCAACCCGGAAATTCGGGTAATGCAGAAGATGCCATTACTACACCCGGTGACGCAAAAGTAGTGATAAACGGAATCATGAGTTCCATGACTTCCTCCGATTATTACGGGCGTAACTTTTTCATGTATGGTGACGCCAAAGGTGGCGATCTGACGATTTATTCTGCCGGCCGTGGCTTGGACGGACTATACTCATTCAACCATTCCGCTACCAGCGGTAGCTTTTCCGGTTTCTGGACTACAGGTTATAACTGCATCATGCAAATTAACAACTTGCTTAAAAATATAGAAAAGCTAGAGGCAGCAGGCACTACCGGCTTCAATTCTTACAAAGGCCAAGCTTTGACATTGCGAGCACTTGTATCTTTCGACTTAGTTCGTCTTTATGGCCTTCCTTATAATTATGACAAGACCTCTTACGGTGTACCAATTACAACATCGACACTGGAAAGTGATGCACAACTCACCCGCTCCACAGTAGAAGAAAATTATAAGCAGATACTTAGTGATTTGGAAGCTGGCCAGACCCTGTTGGCATCAGACAAGTCCCTACAAAAAGGTTACATTGGATATTATGCCAACATTGCCATTCAGGCACGAGCTAAACTCTACATGGAAGACTACGACGGTGCATTAAGTGCAGCAGAGGAAATAATCAAAAGCACTAAATACAAGTTGTACACCCCATCAGAATGGGTTGCTTCATGGAGCACACAGTTTGGTTCAGAGTCCATCTTTGAGTTAGGAATCTATCCAAATGAATCGGACCTCGGAACTAGTTCCTTAGGCTTCTACCTTATGCAATACAAGCAACGTTCGGGAGCTTCCGGCTATTTCTTGGCAAGTGATTATTACCTGACCCGCTTAGGCGAAGATCAAACAGATGTTCGCTGGGGAGTTATGGATAATGATGAATATTGGTATGATAATAAAGTGGAGCGCAAAGGTGCCTGTTACAAATATATGGGTGGTGTTATCCAATCCGACAAAAAATTCCTCGGTGACGGTAAGGAAACGGAAACGGCTGTCAATATCAAAATTATCCGCCTTTCTGAAATCTACCTAATAGCCGCCGAAGCCGCTCTGCATGCCACAACACCTAATAGAGACCTAGCGGCAAGTTATCTAAATGAGATTCGCAAACGTGCTCCTAAGTTAACTCCTGCCACAGCTGCCACTATTACCGACGATATGATTTTGGAAGAGCGTAGCAAGGAACTCTTCTGCGAAGGACAACGTTTCTTTGATATGATTCGCATGAACAAAACAATTGAGTTCAATGATGACTTTCAAGACGTACCTGTCAGCAAACGTACAAAGACTATTGACCGCACATTCGGCAAAATAGTTTTGCCTATTTCTCAAGATGAAATCAATGCTAATCCGGCATTGAAAGATCAACAAAATGCAGCGTATAAATAA
- a CDS encoding TonB-dependent receptor produces MKALIFSIACLCWPLLSAQAENVDYPELKKSDANIIGHVLNKNSKEHLPYITIALKGTTIGTVTDATGHYFLKNLPEGRFILEVTSVGYKTVRRNVTLKKGRTLEEDFEIEEDLVALDGVVISANRNETTRRMAPTLVNVLDFKMFETTNSSTLSQGLNFQPGVRVETNCQNCGFQQVRMNGLDGPYTQILIDSRPIFSALSGIYGLEQIPANMIERVEVMRGGGSALFGSSAIAGTINIITKEPLRNSGQLTHTFTSIGGSSSFDNNTSINASLVTDDQRAGLYVFGQNRARSGYDDDGDGYTEMPKLKNQTVGLRSYFKTSTYSKLTFEYHHMQEFRRGGDMLNRPPHEANIAEQLEHSINGGGVKFDLSSPNEKYRLSFFSSAQHTDRDSYYGGGQDLNAYGKTTDLTFMAGSQYVYSFNNFLFMPSDLTAGVEYSRDALEDNMWGYNRYTKQTVNINSAFLQNEWKNEKWSILVGTRLDKHNLMNHLIINPRANLRFNPTENMNLRLSYSSGFRAPQAFDEDLHVANVGGTVSMIERAPNLKEERSQSFSASADIYRRFGAFQANFLLEGFYSQLSDVFVIEDTDEYRDGVLIKQRRNGSGAKVVGFTIEGKLAYLSLFQLQAGATLQRSRYDEPEKWSSTAPAEKKIFRTPNTYGYFTATYTPVKALNIAFSGTYTGSMLVKHLAGYVAKDVAVKTRDFLDLGLKLSYDFSLYKSTVLQLNVGVQNLFDAYQEDFDKGRKRDSDYIYGPAAPRSYFAGMKISY; encoded by the coding sequence ATGAAAGCTTTGATTTTCTCTATAGCTTGTTTGTGTTGGCCATTGCTGTCTGCACAAGCAGAAAATGTCGATTACCCTGAATTAAAGAAATCTGATGCAAATATCATCGGGCACGTGCTTAATAAGAATTCTAAAGAACATCTGCCTTATATTACTATTGCCTTAAAAGGGACTACCATTGGTACTGTGACGGATGCCACGGGGCATTATTTTCTTAAAAATCTTCCAGAGGGCCGTTTTATACTTGAAGTTACTTCGGTGGGATACAAAACTGTTCGACGAAACGTTACTCTGAAGAAGGGACGTACGCTTGAAGAAGATTTTGAAATAGAAGAGGATTTGGTGGCGCTTGATGGAGTCGTGATTTCAGCCAATCGCAATGAAACAACTCGTCGCATGGCGCCTACTTTGGTCAATGTGCTTGATTTCAAGATGTTTGAAACGACTAATTCTTCAACACTTTCACAAGGGCTCAATTTTCAACCGGGCGTCAGAGTAGAAACCAATTGCCAAAATTGCGGTTTTCAACAAGTACGCATGAATGGGCTTGATGGTCCTTATACGCAGATATTGATAGACTCCCGTCCCATATTTAGTGCTCTTTCCGGAATTTATGGTCTTGAACAGATACCAGCCAACATGATAGAGCGTGTAGAAGTGATGCGTGGAGGTGGTTCTGCCCTGTTTGGTTCTTCGGCTATAGCAGGTACCATTAATATTATTACTAAAGAGCCCCTTAGAAATTCGGGACAACTGACTCATACGTTTACTTCTATTGGTGGGAGTTCCTCTTTCGATAACAACACTTCAATCAATGCCTCGTTAGTGACAGATGATCAACGGGCAGGGCTTTATGTCTTTGGTCAAAATCGCGCCCGATCAGGTTATGACGATGATGGAGACGGGTATACCGAGATGCCAAAATTGAAAAACCAAACGGTTGGCTTACGTTCATATTTTAAAACGAGTACGTATTCGAAGCTTACTTTTGAATACCATCATATGCAGGAGTTTCGCCGTGGTGGCGATATGCTGAATCGTCCTCCTCACGAAGCTAACATAGCCGAACAATTGGAACATTCAATTAATGGAGGAGGAGTGAAATTTGACTTATCCTCGCCTAATGAAAAGTATCGGCTGAGTTTCTTCTCATCTGCCCAACATACTGATCGTGATAGTTATTATGGGGGTGGGCAAGATCTGAATGCGTATGGTAAGACTACGGATTTGACTTTCATGGCCGGTTCTCAGTACGTATATAGTTTTAATAATTTTCTTTTTATGCCTTCTGATTTGACTGCGGGAGTAGAGTATAGTCGGGATGCACTCGAAGACAATATGTGGGGATACAACCGCTACACCAAACAAACAGTGAATATAAATAGTGCTTTTCTACAGAATGAGTGGAAGAATGAAAAGTGGAGTATTCTTGTTGGCACACGTTTAGATAAACATAACTTAATGAATCATTTAATCATTAACCCCAGAGCGAATCTTCGCTTTAACCCCACGGAAAATATGAACTTACGATTGAGTTATTCCTCGGGCTTTCGCGCTCCGCAAGCCTTCGACGAAGATTTGCATGTAGCAAATGTAGGGGGAACTGTTTCAATGATAGAGCGTGCTCCCAACTTGAAAGAGGAAAGATCACAAAGTTTTAGCGCATCAGCGGATATATATCGTCGATTTGGCGCTTTTCAAGCCAATTTCTTATTGGAAGGTTTCTATAGCCAACTTTCAGATGTATTTGTAATTGAGGATACAGATGAATATCGTGATGGGGTTTTGATCAAACAGCGTCGTAATGGTTCGGGTGCTAAAGTGGTAGGGTTCACAATTGAAGGTAAACTGGCTTATTTGTCATTGTTCCAGTTGCAGGCTGGTGCTACTCTGCAGCGAAGCCGATATGATGAACCCGAAAAATGGAGTAGCACGGCTCCTGCCGAGAAGAAAATATTTCGCACGCCCAATACTTACGGCTACTTCACAGCGACTTACACTCCTGTGAAAGCTTTGAATATTGCATTTTCGGGCACTTATACCGGATCGATGCTTGTAAAGCATCTGGCCGGTTATGTGGCAAAAGATGTGGCTGTAAAGACTCGTGATTTTCTTGACTTAGGTTTAAAGCTATCGTATGATTTTAGTCTCTATAAATCTACTGTTTTACAGCTCAATGTTGGTGTTCAAAACTTGTTTGATGCTTATCAAGAAGATTTTGATAAAGGTAGAAAACGGGATTCTGATTATATCTATGGACCTGCAGCGCCTCGTAGCTATTTTGCAGGAATGAAAATAAGCTATTGA
- a CDS encoding GlxA family transcriptional regulator, producing the protein MQKEYEVRHIVILAPENSTLLNIAGPLEVFDKAIDKFETIKEIVNFKYQTHVVSAENRKVITTSGGLSILSEGSYKAIDYPIDTLIISALPKLQDYEMNQELIGWLKKQSESVRRICSICSAAFFLAEAGLLDGKEVTTHWAKSEDLAKMYPLVKVKIARIFSKDGNIYTAGGISSGMDLALALVEEDYGKSFALYVARWMVLFLKRPGNQAQFTTPLDCQNINNLSMRRVCEWLLNHFKEDLRIEALAEYVAMSPRNFARVFARELRITPAKYIDKLRVDYACQYLVETQLSLDEVASQCGLKNADNMRRQFIKILDTTPAQYRRSFLSSFG; encoded by the coding sequence ATGCAAAAGGAATATGAGGTAAGGCATATTGTTATATTAGCTCCTGAGAATTCAACGCTGTTGAATATTGCCGGACCGTTAGAGGTCTTTGATAAAGCAATAGATAAGTTTGAGACGATAAAAGAGATCGTGAACTTTAAGTATCAAACCCATGTCGTTTCAGCGGAGAACAGAAAAGTGATAACTACTTCCGGCGGTTTATCTATCTTATCGGAAGGTAGCTACAAGGCAATTGATTATCCGATTGATACTTTAATTATTTCAGCACTTCCAAAGTTGCAGGATTACGAGATGAATCAGGAATTGATTGGATGGTTAAAGAAGCAGTCCGAAAGTGTTCGCCGAATCTGTTCGATATGTTCTGCTGCCTTTTTCTTGGCCGAAGCTGGTTTGCTGGATGGTAAAGAGGTGACTACGCATTGGGCAAAAAGTGAAGACTTAGCCAAGATGTATCCTTTGGTTAAAGTGAAAATAGCGCGCATTTTTAGTAAAGACGGAAATATATACACTGCGGGAGGAATCAGTTCCGGAATGGATTTAGCATTGGCTTTGGTGGAGGAAGATTATGGCAAATCTTTTGCTTTGTACGTTGCCCGATGGATGGTCTTATTTCTTAAGCGTCCTGGAAATCAGGCTCAGTTTACGACTCCTCTGGACTGTCAGAACATCAATAATCTGTCCATGCGTAGAGTTTGTGAATGGTTACTTAATCATTTTAAAGAGGATTTGAGGATAGAAGCATTAGCCGAATATGTGGCAATGAGCCCGCGTAATTTCGCCAGAGTATTTGCCCGTGAATTGCGGATTACTCCTGCAAAATATATTGATAAACTAAGGGTGGACTATGCTTGCCAGTATTTAGTAGAGACACAATTGTCGTTGGATGAGGTTGCTTCTCAGTGTGGGTTGAAAAATGCAGATAATATGCGTCGTCAGTTTATCAAGATACTAGATACCACGCCTGCTCAATACAGAAGAAGTTTTCTCTCGTCATTCGGATAA
- the gap gene encoding type I glyceraldehyde-3-phosphate dehydrogenase gives MKTIKVGINGFGRIGRLVLRAAQDREDIQIVGINDLLDIEYISYMLRHDTIHGKFDGSVEIQNGKLIVNGNSIRITAEKDPANLNWKEIEAEYIVESTGLFLTKEKAQGHITAGAKYVVMSGPSKDDTPMFVPGVNDDKYIKGTQIVSNASCTTNCVALVAKVLNDKFGILEALMTTIHSTTATQKTVDGPSMKDWRGGRAASGNIIPSTTGAAKAVGKVIPELNGKLTGMSFRVPTLDVSVVDLTARLAQETTYAEICKAMKEASEGPLKGYLEYSNEDLVSSDLIGNSHTAIFDEKAGIQLSPTFVKVVAWYDNEWGFSCKVLNSIATMSKING, from the coding sequence ATGAAAACAATTAAAGTTGGTATTAACGGCTTCGGCCGTATCGGACGTTTAGTTCTTCGTGCTGCTCAAGACAGAGAAGACATTCAGATCGTTGGCATCAATGACCTCCTCGATATAGAGTATATTTCTTATATGCTACGCCATGATACCATCCATGGAAAGTTTGATGGCAGTGTGGAAATTCAAAATGGCAAACTGATCGTCAACGGAAACAGCATACGCATTACAGCAGAAAAAGATCCGGCTAATCTGAATTGGAAAGAGATAGAAGCAGAATACATCGTCGAATCTACAGGTCTGTTCTTAACCAAAGAAAAAGCACAAGGACACATTACAGCCGGAGCTAAATATGTAGTTATGTCCGGACCATCCAAAGACGACACGCCAATGTTCGTTCCGGGTGTTAACGATGATAAATACATCAAAGGAACACAAATCGTATCAAATGCATCCTGCACCACCAATTGCGTTGCACTTGTTGCCAAAGTTTTAAATGATAAATTTGGAATACTCGAGGCACTAATGACCACGATACACTCTACCACAGCAACACAAAAGACCGTTGATGGACCATCCATGAAAGATTGGAGAGGTGGACGTGCTGCATCAGGTAACATCATACCATCTACTACCGGCGCAGCAAAAGCAGTCGGTAAAGTCATTCCTGAGCTGAATGGAAAGTTAACCGGCATGTCCTTCCGCGTTCCCACACTAGATGTTTCTGTAGTTGATCTCACCGCTCGTTTAGCCCAAGAAACAACTTATGCAGAAATCTGCAAAGCGATGAAAGAAGCTTCCGAAGGCCCACTAAAAGGATACTTGGAATACAGCAATGAAGATCTTGTTTCTTCAGATCTTATCGGCAACTCTCACACAGCCATCTTTGACGAAAAAGCCGGCATACAACTAAGTCCGACTTTTGTGAAAGTTGTAGCCTGGTATGATAATGAGTGGGGATTCTCTTGCAAAGTGCTGAATTCAATAGCAACGATGAGCAAAATTAACGGATAA
- a CDS encoding SDR family oxidoreductase, which translates to MKTALITGATQGIGLELAKLFAQNGNNLILIARDEIRLQSIAKELTLHNITVKTFAKDLSIIDNAQYIYEELKAQHIAVDYVVNNAGYGINDQYVDIDWRKEESMFNLNMITVAYFTKMFARDMKERNFGRILNVGSTASFQPGPYMAGYCATKAFVLSLSEAVNYELRKSNVSVSTLCPGVTDSKFHAFAKTESTMMSKRLSHATPLAVAKYGFKIMMQKKSLGIYGISNKIMVFSTRLTCRKMVVALSAQLLRR; encoded by the coding sequence ATGAAAACAGCTTTAATTACAGGAGCTACACAAGGCATAGGCTTGGAGCTGGCAAAATTGTTTGCTCAAAATGGTAACAACCTAATCTTGATAGCGAGAGATGAAATACGCTTGCAATCCATTGCAAAAGAGTTAACCTTACACAATATTACCGTTAAAACTTTTGCGAAAGATTTGAGTATTATCGATAATGCTCAATATATCTATGAGGAGCTAAAAGCGCAACACATTGCAGTTGATTATGTGGTGAATAATGCAGGATACGGGATCAACGACCAATATGTGGATATTGATTGGAGAAAAGAAGAAAGTATGTTTAACCTAAATATGATTACTGTTGCTTATTTCACTAAGATGTTTGCCCGAGATATGAAAGAACGAAATTTTGGAAGGATACTGAATGTCGGTTCCACCGCCTCATTTCAACCAGGACCATACATGGCAGGATATTGTGCAACTAAAGCATTTGTGCTGAGTCTGTCGGAAGCGGTGAATTACGAATTGAGAAAATCGAATGTAAGCGTATCTACATTATGTCCGGGAGTAACGGATTCTAAGTTTCATGCATTTGCAAAAACTGAAAGCACAATGATGTCAAAAAGATTATCACATGCTACTCCTTTGGCTGTCGCCAAATATGGGTTTAAAATTATGATGCAAAAGAAGTCCCTAGGGATTTATGGCATCTCAAATAAAATCATGGTGTTTTCAACCAGACTTACTTGCAGGAAAATGGTAGTTGCTTTGTCTGCTCAACTGTTGAGAAGATAA
- a CDS encoding Crp/Fnr family transcriptional regulator, whose amino-acid sequence MYETLVNVISNIIPIDNDDVNLVKSLFKPCTLKKRTVLASAGEVSKHVYFIISGYLRYYKIADSGEELTIHLVAAGDFAASFCSFITGAKAEETLHTITDTTLLSIEKKDLEKLYSTDIKWETFGRKLMETFLLEKEKRIIDQISMSAQARYEKLLNTNPSLVQNVPIQYVASYIGIQPESLSRIRKQVFLTNIKY is encoded by the coding sequence ATGTACGAAACTCTGGTAAATGTAATATCGAATATAATACCAATTGATAATGATGATGTCAATCTAGTCAAGTCATTATTTAAACCTTGTACACTTAAAAAAAGAACAGTACTGGCTAGTGCTGGTGAGGTTTCGAAACATGTATACTTTATTATTTCCGGTTATCTTAGGTATTATAAAATTGCAGATAGTGGAGAAGAACTAACGATACACTTAGTTGCAGCAGGGGATTTTGCGGCCTCATTCTGTAGTTTTATAACTGGTGCAAAAGCGGAAGAAACTTTGCATACAATTACTGATACAACGCTCTTGTCGATAGAAAAGAAGGATTTAGAAAAGCTTTACTCGACAGATATAAAATGGGAAACATTTGGCCGAAAACTGATGGAAACTTTTTTATTGGAAAAGGAAAAACGGATAATAGACCAGATATCGATGTCTGCGCAAGCGAGGTATGAAAAGCTACTTAATACAAACCCTTCACTCGTTCAAAATGTACCGATACAATACGTTGCTTCTTATATAGGTATTCAACCCGAATCATTAAGCAGAATACGAAAACAAGTTTTCCTAACAAATATCAAGTATTAA